A window of the Scophthalmus maximus strain ysfricsl-2021 chromosome 8, ASM2237912v1, whole genome shotgun sequence genome harbors these coding sequences:
- the slx4 gene encoding structure-specific endonuclease subunit SLX4 isoform X1 — MDDSDQDFVDLCSKLLKRVRRKPGESRPPRNAHQPPSQAGEGDRRRRNNTKDGDCGSKVTGTQSVCTTRAGQRVVSGGTEHASGEAVAPAAAGSRAERGLTAKDKVLLRMHQFKRASPQRMVHRDTSRPTHREVDAGPQPLPHRQDPPEPCSSAVQPDSDEALALRLQRQLDREAAASGTVHLEDGGLFFCQICHRDLSHMTPEGRTQHLNRCLDESEGSAPPPPPPPPGVPECPICGKKFKSQKSRSTHLKRCSSDMGVAPAVLLQVLQRQAEETQIVSTANTVHRQTGGTKRKGPSKPGLPARKKPRKKTAPLDEDTMVALALSSSLLVQESAASHTSMTPTLMWRPDAAKGRAKKKKGAAPRPPPLLLVQDAQAALVRLQERVSALLLRNRAPSPPTPTRCPSSLRGCSSAAPLWQKSTLLSGSSTHLSDFYTQELSEFITPWETPKTDAASSNAGNKPESSLRPISGGTPVAGTTASVPPPSSQTAASSSSSAPSTPGTGQLPVGSQALWDLMELAEDGMTLTQCGYTTSGPDKNKQSSASQSANLHLSGFVLQEAEEQADPCVSGFLPETAHTSSEDTQSRARGKTHQPGEDKERGSQRSAALTRLASDLSSMVNNPQLSDLQLQVDSGEVYFAHSFMVYARCPLLAEMVHESGIGVQERDAPAAKRVLMSDVPGQAVFALLQYLYTARCTVPASLRPHVVELSSRFDLQELQRLCELHQEEAPTQGDEADATNQDGSVNDKTDHAFMELLRSMWNEDDEEDEGTDTDGGHNDERGTEEDRQTDDAASGEREVCEEQVNEEELEEIYEFAATQRKREEDEEDSVEEEKVHGGEEVLTKLAEAERDVGDKTLKPNPRLEPDPRLDLSYSRLFSDSLGVYEDKETCSSSSPSPYGTPQKHQSSHKPSCELSGRTLLQSSPSMLDEFSPSPPPSTSNRPIPGLSPGQVGGGGDKGTDAVELSLKRESRGICVLLSPDSRPKKKEPELIVLSDSSEEMEVDVAVLNPCSPSPHSPFADQNLQSYTHIKDQLVPKPTEHSMENKVSSSLQLSPSGPSAALVQSPTGSGCDQSPVDCSLEVSWLIPSTPVQHRRGTGTSSNKSSSTQTKSSMCRTQLFPKRDASSSSSLCSASGHTGPTEGSVPRLELDETAPCSSSLDVNSSPKRTGSYDGGKNREHQPKLSDVSSSTHRHPLLASLKHDTPHHVQPQPCSSTPLHTDIQQPPAPTASPFIRDLDKQKLTSKGSNRASSESPERTELGSFHLSPSPNPLEPPSSSSHRSLHSSQKQNQSSGESRRSVESSRHESTGAELKRAGLMNEEGENKDACNEGEQEYANEESGEAEAAESSFRQSFMDEPPIAFNDSWGFDACVEANPGRFSLRLEDSGGSSQLEHSPGRRGTTSIDRHPQSSSHCMQSSSPSKALSEQPTTSVQACRSSSFTPSPPDPNNSLLATNVWDSWQEEEEEPPPLSQRMNPSAQLRTPASSHNKKRRSLVPITPMPHYSDMDTPDLKNKLNRFGVRPLPKRQMILKLKEIHQYTHQLVSSDSEEETPTAGCNAQMKPPPDSRPISRTQTVRFKEPRAPSAASPQEHRGEEEEEEGERLSASQGSNTSSTAASEESERSNPELCLSSDGDSDSDGGISASQSATRLQDRLGAVRSFILSDPGLYSQILQYQPLVLSQLQERLKAAGIRLGAAKLVDYLDSQCITFTTAKRGRSAPSRRGGRRTKAAGVRGANRKKNVTVSL; from the exons ATGGACGACTCGGACCAGGATTTCGTGGATCTCTGCTCAAAGCTGCTGAAACGAGTCCGCAGGAAACCAGGCGAGTCGAGGCCGCCGCGGAATGCACACCAGCCCCCCAGTCAGGCGGGCGAGggagacaggagaaggaggaataACACGAAGGACGGTGActgtgggtcaaaggtcaccggGACCCAGTCTGTCTGTACTACCAGAGCAGGCCAGCGCGTGGTCAGCGGAGGGACCGAACACGCTTCGGGAGAGGCGgtggctccagcagcagcaggatccaGGGCCGAGAGAGGTCTGACAGCGAAAGACAAAGTGCTCCTCCGGATGCATCAGTTCAAGAGAGCCAGTCCTCAGAGGATGgtgcacagagacacaagcCGGCCAACACACCGTGAGGTCGATGCTGGACCGCAACCACTGCCACACAGACAAG ATCCTCCGGAACCCTGCAGCTCTGCTGTCCAGCCGGACAGTGACGAGGCGTTGGCCCTGCGGCTGCAGCGGCAGCTGGACAGAGAGGCGGCGGCGTCTGGGACGGTGCACCTGGAGGACGGAGGCCTCTTCTTCTGTCAGATCTGCCACAGAGACCTGTCACACATGACCCCCGAGGGGCgaacacaacatctgaacag GTGTTTGGATGAGAGTGAAGGAAGcgccccaccccctcctcctcctcctcctggtgtcCCTGAGTGTCCCATCTGTGGTAAGAAGTTCAAGTCCCAGAAGAGTCGCTCGACCCACCTGAAGCGCTGCTCCTCAGACATGGGCGTAGCTCCGGCTGTGTTGCTGCAGGTTctacagagacaggcagaggagaCCCAGATCGTCTCCACTGCCAACACTGT acacagacagactggaGGCACCAAAAGGAAAGGCCCCTCTAAGCCTGGCCTCCCAGCGAGGAAGAAGCCCAGGAAGAAGACTGCTCCTCTGGATGAAGACACCATGGTGGCTCTggctctgtcctcctccctgctggtACAGGAGTCTGCTGCCTCTCACACCTCCATGACTCCAACTCTGATGTGGAGGCCAGACGCAG CTAAAGGACGTGctaagaagaaaaagggagctGCCCCTCGTCCCCCTCCGCTCCTCCTCGTTCAGGATGCTCAGGCGGCCCTGGTGAGGCTGCAGGAACGCGTTTCTGCTCTCCTCCTACGCAACCGggccccctctccccccaccccgACCCGCTGCCCCAGCAGTCTGCGTGGCTGTAGTAGTGCTGCCCCCCTGTGGCAGAAAAGCACACTGCTGAGCGGCAGCTCCACCCATCTGTCTGATTTCTACACTCAAGAGCTCAGCGAGTTCATCACGCCTTGGGAAACGCCAAAG ACTGATGCAGCCTCCTCAAACGCCGGCAACAAGCCTGAGTCCTCTCTCCGTCCCATCAGTGGAGGAACTCCTGTCGCAGGGACCACGGCCTCCGTCCCGCCTCCTTCATCGCAgactgcagcctcctcctcctcctcggctccctCCACCCCGGGGACAGGGCAGCTCCCGGTCGGCAGCCAGGCTCTGTGGGACCTGATGGAGCTGGCTGAAGACGGCATGACCCTCACACAGTGCGGATACACCACCTCGGGCCCAGAcaaaa acaaacagagcagcGCCAGTCAGTCCGCAAATCTCCACCTCAGCGGCTTTGTcctgcaggaggcagaggagcaggcGGACCCGTGTGTGAGCGGCTTCCTGCCAGAAACGGCACACACATCCTCGGAGGACACCCAGAGCCGAGCACGGGGCAAAACCCATCAGCCAGGAGAAGATAAAGAGCGAGGCAGCCAGCGATCG gcagCACTAACCAGACTTGCCTCAGACCTGAGCAGCATGGTGAACAACCCTCAGCTCAGcgacctgcagctgcaggtggaCAGTGGAGAGGTCTACTTCGCCCACTCCTTCATGGTGTACGCtcgctgccccctgctggcagaaatg GTACACGAAAGTGGTATTGGTGTGCAGGAGCGAGACGCGCCCGCAGCCAAGAGGGTGTTGATGAGTGATGTCCCGGGACAGGCAGTGTTCGCTCTGCTGCAGTACCTTTACACCGCCCGCTGCACTGTCCCCGCCTCGCTGCGGCCTCATGTTGTGGAGCTGTCATCCAG GTTTGACCTGCAAGAGCTGCAGCGGCTGTGTGAGCTCCATCAAGAGGAGGCGCCGACTCAAGGAGATGAGGCCGACGCCACGAACCAGGACGGGAGCGTCAACGACAAAACTGACCACGCCTTCATGGAGCTTCTCCGCTCAATGTGGAATGAAGatgacgaggaagacgaggggacGGATACTGATGGAGGACATAACGACGAGAGAGGGACGGAAGAAGATCGTCAAACCGATGATGCTGCGTCTGGTGAAAGAGAGGTTTGTGAGGAGCAAGTGAACGAGGAAGAGTTGGAGGAGATCTACGAGTTTGCAgccacacagagaaagagggaggaggacgaggaagacagtgtggaggaggaaaaggtgcATGGTGGAGAAGAGGTGTTGACCAAACTGGCAGAAGCTGAAAGAGACGTCGGTGATAAAACCTTGAAGCCAAACCCTCGACTTGAGCCAGACCCCCGCCTCGATCTCAGCTACAGCCGCCTCTTCTCAGACTCGTTGGGAGTCTACGAGGATAAAGaaacctgctcctcctcctcaccctcaccctatGGCACACCGCAGAAACACCAGTCCTCTCATAAACCTTCATGTGAACTCTCCGGCAGAACTCTGCTTCAGTCCTCACCAAGCATGCTCGACGAATTTTCCCCCAGCCCTCCGCCTAGTACGTCCAACCGTCCTATtcctggtctgtcccctggtcaAGTGGGTGGTGGCGGAGACAAGGGCACAGACGCTGTTGAATTGTCTCTGAAGCGAGAGAGCCGAGGTATCTGTGTTCTCCTTTCTCCTGATTCACGTCCGAAAAAGAAGGAGCCTGAGCTCATAGTTTTGTCCGACTCGAgcgaggagatggaggtggacgTTGCTGTTCTTAATCCCTGCAGTCCTTCGCCTCATTCCCCTTTCGCTGATCAGAACCTGCAGAGCTACACCCACATCAAAGATCAGTTAGTCCCAAAGCCTACTGAACACAGCATGGAGAATAAAGTGTCCAGTAGTTTACAGTTGAGTCCAAGTGGTCCATCTGCAGCCTTGGTTCAAAGTCCTACAGGTTCCGGTTGTGACCAGAGTCCAGTGGACTGTTCTCTCGAAGTCTCCTGGCTGATCCCGTCCACACCGGTGCAGCACAGAAGAGGTACCGGGACCAGCTCCAACAAGTCCAGCTCCACCCAGACCAAAAGCAGCATGTGCAGGACGCAGCTGTTCCCTAAACGTGAtgcttcttcatcctcttccctctgctcagcTTCTGGCCACACTGGCCCAACAGAGGGCAGCGTTCCCAGGTTGGAACTGGATGAGACGGCTCCGTGCAGCTCCAGCTTGGATGTCAACTCTTCTCCTAAAAGAACCGGTAGCTATGATGGAGGTAAGAACAGAGAACACCAACCTAAGCTTTCAGACGTCTCGAGCTCGACTCACCGTCATCCCCTCCTAGCATCCTTAAAGCACGATACACCCCACCACGTCCAGCCACAGCCCTGCAGCAGCACTCCCCTGCATACAGACATCCAACAGCCCCCTGCCCCCACTGCCTCCCCATTCATCAGAGACCTTGATAAGCAGAAGTTGACTAGTAAAGGAAGTAATAGGGCGTCATCTGAAAGCCCAGAAAGGACAGAGTTGGGGAGCTTTCATCTTTCCCCCTCGCCCAACCCCTTGGAGCCGCCCTCTTCTTCGTCTCACAGAAGTCTTCATAGttcacagaaacaaaaccaGTCGTCCGGCGAAAGCCGACGTTCTGTTGAGTCCAGCAGACATGAGAGCACAGGGGCTGAGCTCAAGAGGGCGGGACTAATGAACgaggagggagaaaataaagacGCGTGTAATGAAGGTGAGCAGGAATACGCAAATGAAGAAAGCGGAGAGGCGGAGGCTGCAGAGTCCAGCTTCCGGCAGAGTTTCATGGATGAGCCTCCCATAGCTTTCAACGACTCTTGGGGCTTTGACGCCTGCGTCGAAGCCAACCCAGGCCGCTTCAGTCTTAGGCTGGAGGACAGCGGAGGATCGAGCCAGCTGGAGCACAGCCCGGGAAGACGCGGAACGACCTCTATCGACCGACATCCGCAGTCATCTAGTCACTGTATGcagtcctcctctccatccaaaGCCCTCAGCGAACAACCAACCACCAGCGTCCAGGCTTGTAGAAGCTCTTCCTTCACTCCATCGCCACCAGACCCTAACAACAGCCTCCTGGCCACTAACGTATGGGACAGctggcaggaggaagaggaggagcctcctcctctctctcagaggatgaaccccTCTGCTCAGCTCAGAACCCCAG CATCTTCGCACAATAAAAAGCGTCGCTCGTTGGTGCCCATCACTCCCATGCCCCACTACTCTGACATGGACACACCGGACctcaaaaacaaactcaacag gTTTGGCGTTCGGCCTTTGCCAAAGCGCCAGATGATCCTCAAACTGAAGGAGATCCACCAGTACACCCACCAGCTGGTCAGCTCGGACTCTGAGGAGGAAACACCCACTGCGGGGTGCAACGCTCAGATGAAGCCCCCCCCCGACTCCAGGCCGATCTCCCGCACCCAGACGGTGAGGTTTAAAGAGCCCAGAGCGCCTTCTGCCGCCTCCCCTCaggaacacagaggagaggaggaggaggaggagggagagcggcTGTCTGCCTCACAGGGCTCCAACACCTCCTCCACGGCCGCCAGTGAAGAATCTGAGAG gTCCAACCCAGAGCTGTGTCTGTCTTCCGATGGCGACTCAGACAGCGATGGCGGCATCTCGGCATCCCAGTCTGCAACTCGCCTTCAGGATCGCCTCGGGGCCGTGCGCTCCTTTATCCTGTCGGACCCCGGGCTGTACAGTCAGATCCTCCAGTACCAGCCTCTGGTCCTCTCCCAGCTCCAAGAGCGACTCAAGGCGGCTGGGATCCGGCTGGGTGCCGCCAAGCTGGTGGACTACCTGGACTCTCAGTGCATCACCTTCACCACGGCCAAACGGGGCCGCTCCGCCCCCAGCCGCAGGGGGGGCCGCAGGACAAAGGCAGCGGGTGTGAGAGGAgcgaacaggaaaaaaaacgttaCCGTTTCACTTTGA
- the slx4 gene encoding structure-specific endonuclease subunit SLX4 isoform X2: MDDSDQDFVDLCSKLLKRVRRKPGESRPPRNAHQPPSQAGEGDRRRRNNTKDGDCGSKVTGTQSVCTTRAGQRVVSGGTEHASGEAVAPAAAGSRAERGLTAKDKVLLRMHQFKRASPQRMVHRDTSRPTHREVDAGPQPLPHRQDPPEPCSSAVQPDSDEALALRLQRQLDREAAASGTVHLEDGGLFFCQICHRDLSHMTPEGRTQHLNRCLDESEGSAPPPPPPPPGVPECPICGKKFKSQKSRSTHLKRCSSDMGVAPAVLLQVLQRQAEETQIVSTANTVHRQTGGTKRKGPSKPGLPARKKPRKKTAPLDEDTMVALALSSSLLVQESAASHTSMTPTLMWRPDAAKGRAKKKKGAAPRPPPLLLVQDAQAALVRLQERVSALLLRNRAPSPPTPTRCPSSLRGCSSAAPLWQKSTLLSGSSTHLSDFYTQELSEFITPWETPKTDAASSNAGNKPESSLRPISGGTPVAGTTASVPPPSSQTAASSSSSAPSTPGTGQLPVGSQALWDLMELAEDGMTLTQCGYTTSGPDKNKQSSASQSANLHLSGFVLQEAEEQADPCVSGFLPETAHTSSEDTQSRARGKTHQPGEDKERGSQRSAALTRLASDLSSMVNNPQLSDLQLQVDSGEVYFAHSFMVYARCPLLAEMVHESGIGVQERDAPAAKRVLMSDVPGQAVFALLQYLYTARCTVPASLRPHVVELSSRFDLQELQRLCELHQEEAPTQGDEADATNQDGSVNDKTDHAFMELLRSMWNEDDEEDEGTDTDGGHNDERGTEEDRQTDDAASGEREVCEEQVNEEELEEIYEFAATQRKREEDEEDSVEEEKVHGGEEVLTKLAEAERDVGDKTLKPNPRLEPDPRLDLSYSRLFSDSLGVYEDKETCSSSSPSPYGTPQKHQSSHKPSCELSGRTLLQSSPSMLDEFSPSPPPSTSNRPIPGLSPGQVGGGGDKGTDAVELSLKRESRGICVLLSPDSRPKKKEPELIVLSDSSEEMEVDVAVLNPCSPSPHSPFADQNLQSYTHIKDQLVPKPTEHSMENKVSSSLQLSPSGPSAALVQSPTGSGCDQSPVDCSLEVSWLIPSTPVQHRRASGHTGPTEGSVPRLELDETAPCSSSLDVNSSPKRTGSYDGGKNREHQPKLSDVSSSTHRHPLLASLKHDTPHHVQPQPCSSTPLHTDIQQPPAPTASPFIRDLDKQKLTSKGSNRASSESPERTELGSFHLSPSPNPLEPPSSSSHRSLHSSQKQNQSSGESRRSVESSRHESTGAELKRAGLMNEEGENKDACNEGEQEYANEESGEAEAAESSFRQSFMDEPPIAFNDSWGFDACVEANPGRFSLRLEDSGGSSQLEHSPGRRGTTSIDRHPQSSSHCMQSSSPSKALSEQPTTSVQACRSSSFTPSPPDPNNSLLATNVWDSWQEEEEEPPPLSQRMNPSAQLRTPASSHNKKRRSLVPITPMPHYSDMDTPDLKNKLNRFGVRPLPKRQMILKLKEIHQYTHQLVSSDSEEETPTAGCNAQMKPPPDSRPISRTQTVRFKEPRAPSAASPQEHRGEEEEEEGERLSASQGSNTSSTAASEESERSNPELCLSSDGDSDSDGGISASQSATRLQDRLGAVRSFILSDPGLYSQILQYQPLVLSQLQERLKAAGIRLGAAKLVDYLDSQCITFTTAKRGRSAPSRRGGRRTKAAGVRGANRKKNVTVSL, encoded by the exons ATGGACGACTCGGACCAGGATTTCGTGGATCTCTGCTCAAAGCTGCTGAAACGAGTCCGCAGGAAACCAGGCGAGTCGAGGCCGCCGCGGAATGCACACCAGCCCCCCAGTCAGGCGGGCGAGggagacaggagaaggaggaataACACGAAGGACGGTGActgtgggtcaaaggtcaccggGACCCAGTCTGTCTGTACTACCAGAGCAGGCCAGCGCGTGGTCAGCGGAGGGACCGAACACGCTTCGGGAGAGGCGgtggctccagcagcagcaggatccaGGGCCGAGAGAGGTCTGACAGCGAAAGACAAAGTGCTCCTCCGGATGCATCAGTTCAAGAGAGCCAGTCCTCAGAGGATGgtgcacagagacacaagcCGGCCAACACACCGTGAGGTCGATGCTGGACCGCAACCACTGCCACACAGACAAG ATCCTCCGGAACCCTGCAGCTCTGCTGTCCAGCCGGACAGTGACGAGGCGTTGGCCCTGCGGCTGCAGCGGCAGCTGGACAGAGAGGCGGCGGCGTCTGGGACGGTGCACCTGGAGGACGGAGGCCTCTTCTTCTGTCAGATCTGCCACAGAGACCTGTCACACATGACCCCCGAGGGGCgaacacaacatctgaacag GTGTTTGGATGAGAGTGAAGGAAGcgccccaccccctcctcctcctcctcctggtgtcCCTGAGTGTCCCATCTGTGGTAAGAAGTTCAAGTCCCAGAAGAGTCGCTCGACCCACCTGAAGCGCTGCTCCTCAGACATGGGCGTAGCTCCGGCTGTGTTGCTGCAGGTTctacagagacaggcagaggagaCCCAGATCGTCTCCACTGCCAACACTGT acacagacagactggaGGCACCAAAAGGAAAGGCCCCTCTAAGCCTGGCCTCCCAGCGAGGAAGAAGCCCAGGAAGAAGACTGCTCCTCTGGATGAAGACACCATGGTGGCTCTggctctgtcctcctccctgctggtACAGGAGTCTGCTGCCTCTCACACCTCCATGACTCCAACTCTGATGTGGAGGCCAGACGCAG CTAAAGGACGTGctaagaagaaaaagggagctGCCCCTCGTCCCCCTCCGCTCCTCCTCGTTCAGGATGCTCAGGCGGCCCTGGTGAGGCTGCAGGAACGCGTTTCTGCTCTCCTCCTACGCAACCGggccccctctccccccaccccgACCCGCTGCCCCAGCAGTCTGCGTGGCTGTAGTAGTGCTGCCCCCCTGTGGCAGAAAAGCACACTGCTGAGCGGCAGCTCCACCCATCTGTCTGATTTCTACACTCAAGAGCTCAGCGAGTTCATCACGCCTTGGGAAACGCCAAAG ACTGATGCAGCCTCCTCAAACGCCGGCAACAAGCCTGAGTCCTCTCTCCGTCCCATCAGTGGAGGAACTCCTGTCGCAGGGACCACGGCCTCCGTCCCGCCTCCTTCATCGCAgactgcagcctcctcctcctcctcggctccctCCACCCCGGGGACAGGGCAGCTCCCGGTCGGCAGCCAGGCTCTGTGGGACCTGATGGAGCTGGCTGAAGACGGCATGACCCTCACACAGTGCGGATACACCACCTCGGGCCCAGAcaaaa acaaacagagcagcGCCAGTCAGTCCGCAAATCTCCACCTCAGCGGCTTTGTcctgcaggaggcagaggagcaggcGGACCCGTGTGTGAGCGGCTTCCTGCCAGAAACGGCACACACATCCTCGGAGGACACCCAGAGCCGAGCACGGGGCAAAACCCATCAGCCAGGAGAAGATAAAGAGCGAGGCAGCCAGCGATCG gcagCACTAACCAGACTTGCCTCAGACCTGAGCAGCATGGTGAACAACCCTCAGCTCAGcgacctgcagctgcaggtggaCAGTGGAGAGGTCTACTTCGCCCACTCCTTCATGGTGTACGCtcgctgccccctgctggcagaaatg GTACACGAAAGTGGTATTGGTGTGCAGGAGCGAGACGCGCCCGCAGCCAAGAGGGTGTTGATGAGTGATGTCCCGGGACAGGCAGTGTTCGCTCTGCTGCAGTACCTTTACACCGCCCGCTGCACTGTCCCCGCCTCGCTGCGGCCTCATGTTGTGGAGCTGTCATCCAG GTTTGACCTGCAAGAGCTGCAGCGGCTGTGTGAGCTCCATCAAGAGGAGGCGCCGACTCAAGGAGATGAGGCCGACGCCACGAACCAGGACGGGAGCGTCAACGACAAAACTGACCACGCCTTCATGGAGCTTCTCCGCTCAATGTGGAATGAAGatgacgaggaagacgaggggacGGATACTGATGGAGGACATAACGACGAGAGAGGGACGGAAGAAGATCGTCAAACCGATGATGCTGCGTCTGGTGAAAGAGAGGTTTGTGAGGAGCAAGTGAACGAGGAAGAGTTGGAGGAGATCTACGAGTTTGCAgccacacagagaaagagggaggaggacgaggaagacagtgtggaggaggaaaaggtgcATGGTGGAGAAGAGGTGTTGACCAAACTGGCAGAAGCTGAAAGAGACGTCGGTGATAAAACCTTGAAGCCAAACCCTCGACTTGAGCCAGACCCCCGCCTCGATCTCAGCTACAGCCGCCTCTTCTCAGACTCGTTGGGAGTCTACGAGGATAAAGaaacctgctcctcctcctcaccctcaccctatGGCACACCGCAGAAACACCAGTCCTCTCATAAACCTTCATGTGAACTCTCCGGCAGAACTCTGCTTCAGTCCTCACCAAGCATGCTCGACGAATTTTCCCCCAGCCCTCCGCCTAGTACGTCCAACCGTCCTATtcctggtctgtcccctggtcaAGTGGGTGGTGGCGGAGACAAGGGCACAGACGCTGTTGAATTGTCTCTGAAGCGAGAGAGCCGAGGTATCTGTGTTCTCCTTTCTCCTGATTCACGTCCGAAAAAGAAGGAGCCTGAGCTCATAGTTTTGTCCGACTCGAgcgaggagatggaggtggacgTTGCTGTTCTTAATCCCTGCAGTCCTTCGCCTCATTCCCCTTTCGCTGATCAGAACCTGCAGAGCTACACCCACATCAAAGATCAGTTAGTCCCAAAGCCTACTGAACACAGCATGGAGAATAAAGTGTCCAGTAGTTTACAGTTGAGTCCAAGTGGTCCATCTGCAGCCTTGGTTCAAAGTCCTACAGGTTCCGGTTGTGACCAGAGTCCAGTGGACTGTTCTCTCGAAGTCTCCTGGCTGATCCCGTCCACACCGGTGCAGCACAGAAGAG cTTCTGGCCACACTGGCCCAACAGAGGGCAGCGTTCCCAGGTTGGAACTGGATGAGACGGCTCCGTGCAGCTCCAGCTTGGATGTCAACTCTTCTCCTAAAAGAACCGGTAGCTATGATGGAGGTAAGAACAGAGAACACCAACCTAAGCTTTCAGACGTCTCGAGCTCGACTCACCGTCATCCCCTCCTAGCATCCTTAAAGCACGATACACCCCACCACGTCCAGCCACAGCCCTGCAGCAGCACTCCCCTGCATACAGACATCCAACAGCCCCCTGCCCCCACTGCCTCCCCATTCATCAGAGACCTTGATAAGCAGAAGTTGACTAGTAAAGGAAGTAATAGGGCGTCATCTGAAAGCCCAGAAAGGACAGAGTTGGGGAGCTTTCATCTTTCCCCCTCGCCCAACCCCTTGGAGCCGCCCTCTTCTTCGTCTCACAGAAGTCTTCATAGttcacagaaacaaaaccaGTCGTCCGGCGAAAGCCGACGTTCTGTTGAGTCCAGCAGACATGAGAGCACAGGGGCTGAGCTCAAGAGGGCGGGACTAATGAACgaggagggagaaaataaagacGCGTGTAATGAAGGTGAGCAGGAATACGCAAATGAAGAAAGCGGAGAGGCGGAGGCTGCAGAGTCCAGCTTCCGGCAGAGTTTCATGGATGAGCCTCCCATAGCTTTCAACGACTCTTGGGGCTTTGACGCCTGCGTCGAAGCCAACCCAGGCCGCTTCAGTCTTAGGCTGGAGGACAGCGGAGGATCGAGCCAGCTGGAGCACAGCCCGGGAAGACGCGGAACGACCTCTATCGACCGACATCCGCAGTCATCTAGTCACTGTATGcagtcctcctctccatccaaaGCCCTCAGCGAACAACCAACCACCAGCGTCCAGGCTTGTAGAAGCTCTTCCTTCACTCCATCGCCACCAGACCCTAACAACAGCCTCCTGGCCACTAACGTATGGGACAGctggcaggaggaagaggaggagcctcctcctctctctcagaggatgaaccccTCTGCTCAGCTCAGAACCCCAG CATCTTCGCACAATAAAAAGCGTCGCTCGTTGGTGCCCATCACTCCCATGCCCCACTACTCTGACATGGACACACCGGACctcaaaaacaaactcaacag gTTTGGCGTTCGGCCTTTGCCAAAGCGCCAGATGATCCTCAAACTGAAGGAGATCCACCAGTACACCCACCAGCTGGTCAGCTCGGACTCTGAGGAGGAAACACCCACTGCGGGGTGCAACGCTCAGATGAAGCCCCCCCCCGACTCCAGGCCGATCTCCCGCACCCAGACGGTGAGGTTTAAAGAGCCCAGAGCGCCTTCTGCCGCCTCCCCTCaggaacacagaggagaggaggaggaggaggagggagagcggcTGTCTGCCTCACAGGGCTCCAACACCTCCTCCACGGCCGCCAGTGAAGAATCTGAGAG gTCCAACCCAGAGCTGTGTCTGTCTTCCGATGGCGACTCAGACAGCGATGGCGGCATCTCGGCATCCCAGTCTGCAACTCGCCTTCAGGATCGCCTCGGGGCCGTGCGCTCCTTTATCCTGTCGGACCCCGGGCTGTACAGTCAGATCCTCCAGTACCAGCCTCTGGTCCTCTCCCAGCTCCAAGAGCGACTCAAGGCGGCTGGGATCCGGCTGGGTGCCGCCAAGCTGGTGGACTACCTGGACTCTCAGTGCATCACCTTCACCACGGCCAAACGGGGCCGCTCCGCCCCCAGCCGCAGGGGGGGCCGCAGGACAAAGGCAGCGGGTGTGAGAGGAgcgaacaggaaaaaaaacgttaCCGTTTCACTTTGA